One window from the genome of Hemiscyllium ocellatum isolate sHemOce1 chromosome 28, sHemOce1.pat.X.cur, whole genome shotgun sequence encodes:
- the ddx49 gene encoding probable ATP-dependent RNA helicase DDX49 isoform X2 has protein sequence MADSLVALGLGAWLSEQSERLGIRQPTPVQQHCIPAILRGQDCMGCAQTGSGKTAAFVLPILQKLSEDPYGIFCLVLAPTRELVYQIAEQFRVLGKPLGLKDCVVVGGIDMVSQALELSRKPHVVIATPGRLADHIRSSNTFNLKKIKFLVLDEADRLLEQGCTDFTQDLELILSAVPAKRQTLLFSATLTDTLQELKKIAMNKPFFWESKTEVRTVTELDQRYLLVPERVKEAFLVQIIQKFQDEHEDWSIIIFTSTCKMCQILNMMLRRFNFPCGALHSMMKQKQRFSTLAKFKSSIFKILVATDVASRGLDIPTVHVVINHNTPGLPKIYIHRVGRTARAGRHGISITLVTQYDIYLVHAIEQETKMKLKEFSVDEEKVLKILTHVNVTRRECEIELESTDFDEKKEINKRKQMILEGKDPDVELKRKMELEKIKEGKRKFQQRIHETLERRAATRLKHKLLKKRKQAKRAGQVLVGAGI, from the exons ATGGCGGACAGCCTGGTAGCGTTAGGCCTCGGGGCTTGGCTCTCGGAGCAAAGCGAACGGCTCGGGATCCGGCAACCGACCCCCGTGCAGCAGCACTGTATCCCGGCCATTCTCCGGG gaCAGGACTGTATGGGCTGTGCCCAAACTGGCAGCGGGAAAACCGCAGCATTTGTTCTCCCAATCCTTCAGAAGCTGTCAGAGGATCCATATGGAATATTCTGCTTGGTGCTGGCTCCCACCAG GGAGTTGGTCTATCAGATTGCTGAACAGTTTCGAGTCCTGGGGAAACCTCTGGGTTTGAAGGATTGTGTTGTTGTTGGTGGAATCG ATATGGTCTCACAGGCTCTAGAACTCTCTAGAAAACCTCATGTTGTCATCGCAACTCCAGGCCGTCTGGCTGACCACATCCGGAGTAGTAACACCTTCAACTTGAAGAAAATAAAGTTTCTG GTGCTGGATGAAGCTGATAGATTGCTGGAGCAAGGCTGCACAGATTTCACTCAGGACCTGGAATTGATTCTCAGTGCTGTCCCAGCCAAACGGCAAACTCTACTGTTCAGTGCGACCCTTACTGACACGTTACAGGAGCTGAAGAAGATTGCCATGAACAAGCCTTTCTTCTGGGAATCAAAGACAGA AGTTCGCACGGTGACGGAGTTGGATCAACGTTATCTCCTTGTTCCCGAACGGGTGAAAGAAGCTTTCCTCGTTCAGATTATCCAGAAGTTTCAGGATGAACATGAGGATTGGTCCATTATCATTTTCACAAGCACATGCAA aatgtgtcagattttGAACATGATGTTGCGGAGGTTCAACTTTCCCTGTGGAGCCCTACACTCAATGATGAAGCAG AAGCAGCGGTTTTCCACACTTGCGAAGTTCAAGTCGAGCATTTTCAAGATCCTTGTGGCCACAGATGTCGCTTCTCG TGGTCTCGATATTCCTACAGTCCATGTTGTCATCAATCACAACACACCTGGACTGCCGAAAATCTACATCCACCGTGTAGGCCGCACAGCCCGAGCAG GTCGCCATGGCATCTCTATCACTCTGGTTACTCAGTACGACATTTACTTGGTTCATGCAATTGAGCAGGAAACAA AGATGAAACTGAAGGAGTTTTCAGTAGatgaggagaaggtgctgaagATTCTCACCCATGTGAACGTGACTCGGCGAGAGTGTGAGATT GAACTTGAGTCAACTGACTTTGATGAAAAGAAGGAAATCAACAAAAGGAAGCAGATGATTTTAGAAGGAAAG GACCCTGATGTAGAGTTAAAGAGAAAAATGGAGCTGGagaaaataaaggaaggaaagaggAAGTTTCAGCAGAGAATACATGAGACTTTGGAGAGACGGGCAGCAACTCGACTCAAACACAAGCTgctgaagaaaagaaaacaagcaAAGAGAGCAGGGCAAGTTTTGGTTGGAGCTGGAATCTGA
- the ddx49 gene encoding probable ATP-dependent RNA helicase DDX49 isoform X1, which produces MADSLVALGLGAWLSEQSERLGIRQPTPVQQHCIPAILRGQDCMGCAQTGSGKTAAFVLPILQKLSEDPYGIFCLVLAPTRELVYQIAEQFRVLGKPLGLKDCVVVGGIDMVSQALELSRKPHVVIATPGRLADHIRSSNTFNLKKIKFLVLDEADRLLEQGCTDFTQDLELILSAVPAKRQTLLFSATLTDTLQELKKIAMNKPFFWESKTEVRTVTELDQRYLLVPERVKEAFLVQIIQKFQDEHEDWSIIIFTSTCKMCQILNMMLRRFNFPCGALHSMMKQKQRFSTLAKFKSSIFKILVATDVASRGLDIPTVHVVINHNTPGLPKIYIHRVGRTARAGRHGISITLVTQYDIYLVHAIEQETKMKLKEFSVDEEKVLKILTHVNVTRRECEIELESTDFDEKKEINKRKQMILEGKDPDVELKRKMELEKIKEGKRKFQQRIHETLERRAATRLKHKLLKKRKQAKRAGGLTAGKDELP; this is translated from the exons ATGGCGGACAGCCTGGTAGCGTTAGGCCTCGGGGCTTGGCTCTCGGAGCAAAGCGAACGGCTCGGGATCCGGCAACCGACCCCCGTGCAGCAGCACTGTATCCCGGCCATTCTCCGGG gaCAGGACTGTATGGGCTGTGCCCAAACTGGCAGCGGGAAAACCGCAGCATTTGTTCTCCCAATCCTTCAGAAGCTGTCAGAGGATCCATATGGAATATTCTGCTTGGTGCTGGCTCCCACCAG GGAGTTGGTCTATCAGATTGCTGAACAGTTTCGAGTCCTGGGGAAACCTCTGGGTTTGAAGGATTGTGTTGTTGTTGGTGGAATCG ATATGGTCTCACAGGCTCTAGAACTCTCTAGAAAACCTCATGTTGTCATCGCAACTCCAGGCCGTCTGGCTGACCACATCCGGAGTAGTAACACCTTCAACTTGAAGAAAATAAAGTTTCTG GTGCTGGATGAAGCTGATAGATTGCTGGAGCAAGGCTGCACAGATTTCACTCAGGACCTGGAATTGATTCTCAGTGCTGTCCCAGCCAAACGGCAAACTCTACTGTTCAGTGCGACCCTTACTGACACGTTACAGGAGCTGAAGAAGATTGCCATGAACAAGCCTTTCTTCTGGGAATCAAAGACAGA AGTTCGCACGGTGACGGAGTTGGATCAACGTTATCTCCTTGTTCCCGAACGGGTGAAAGAAGCTTTCCTCGTTCAGATTATCCAGAAGTTTCAGGATGAACATGAGGATTGGTCCATTATCATTTTCACAAGCACATGCAA aatgtgtcagattttGAACATGATGTTGCGGAGGTTCAACTTTCCCTGTGGAGCCCTACACTCAATGATGAAGCAG AAGCAGCGGTTTTCCACACTTGCGAAGTTCAAGTCGAGCATTTTCAAGATCCTTGTGGCCACAGATGTCGCTTCTCG TGGTCTCGATATTCCTACAGTCCATGTTGTCATCAATCACAACACACCTGGACTGCCGAAAATCTACATCCACCGTGTAGGCCGCACAGCCCGAGCAG GTCGCCATGGCATCTCTATCACTCTGGTTACTCAGTACGACATTTACTTGGTTCATGCAATTGAGCAGGAAACAA AGATGAAACTGAAGGAGTTTTCAGTAGatgaggagaaggtgctgaagATTCTCACCCATGTGAACGTGACTCGGCGAGAGTGTGAGATT GAACTTGAGTCAACTGACTTTGATGAAAAGAAGGAAATCAACAAAAGGAAGCAGATGATTTTAGAAGGAAAG GACCCTGATGTAGAGTTAAAGAGAAAAATGGAGCTGGagaaaataaaggaaggaaagaggAAGTTTCAGCAGAGAATACATGAGACTTTGGAGAGACGGGCAGCAACTCGACTCAAACACAAGCTgctgaagaaaagaaaacaagcaAAGAGAGCAGG AGGGCTCACAGCCGGAAAGGATGAACTACCATAA